A stretch of Pseudomonas sp. 7SR1 DNA encodes these proteins:
- a CDS encoding 2OG-Fe(II) oxygenase yields MRAMQIPFDHPSLLRIVDDLAERGWSQQNVFLPDALTRALAAECRQRAIEGELAPAAVGRGPSSQIQEGIRGDRIQWIEPGQAEACDRYLEWMDSLREALNRGLFLGLEDFESHFALYPPGAFYLKHVDRFRDDDRRTVSAVLYLNDAWLPDQGGQLRMYLDDGVEHDVVPAGGCLVVFLSGNVPHEVLPATRDRLSLTGWFRRRGNELF; encoded by the coding sequence ATGCGCGCCATGCAGATACCTTTTGATCACCCCTCGCTGTTACGTATCGTCGACGACCTGGCCGAGCGTGGCTGGTCGCAGCAGAACGTCTTCCTGCCGGACGCGCTGACCCGTGCCCTGGCGGCGGAATGCCGGCAGCGCGCCATTGAAGGCGAACTGGCACCAGCCGCGGTCGGGCGCGGGCCGTCTTCGCAGATCCAGGAAGGTATCCGGGGGGATCGCATCCAATGGATCGAGCCCGGCCAGGCCGAGGCCTGCGATCGTTACCTGGAATGGATGGACAGCCTGCGCGAAGCCCTGAACCGTGGCTTGTTCCTGGGGCTTGAAGACTTCGAAAGCCATTTCGCCCTGTACCCACCCGGTGCGTTCTACCTCAAGCACGTCGACCGATTCCGCGACGATGATCGGCGCACGGTGTCGGCGGTGCTCTATCTCAATGACGCCTGGCTGCCGGACCAGGGGGGGCAGTTGCGCATGTACCTGGATGACGGCGTCGAACATGACGTAGTGCCCGCCGGTGGTTGCCTGGTGGTGTTCCTGTCGGGGAACGTTCCCCATGAAGTCCTGCCGGCCACCCGGGATCGCCTGTCCTTGACCGGCTGGTTCCGACGCCGCGGCAACGAGCTGTTCTGA
- a CDS encoding alpha/beta hydrolase encodes MPATFDPDNLRASLQSMAQWQPLSEQARAYQRFYGLDFPQREVRKGLGRFRIDGYELVGQVWWPEKAVATLFVFHGYYDHMGLYRHLIEWALAQGFAVIACDLPGHGLSSGERASIGDFAEYQATLQGLLAEAATLGLPQPWHLCGQSTGGAIVVDHVLNQGADSPAQGQVILLSPLVRPRAWGWSRLSYYLLKPFVTGIARRFSENSTDPDFLPFLQADPLQPLRLPTAWVGALAQWIKRIEAAPNSPRQPLIVQGQADMTVDWKHNLQVLCSKFDRPQVMMLPEGRHHLANESLALRQEMFGFLNKRMSRNRR; translated from the coding sequence ATGCCTGCCACTTTCGACCCCGATAACCTGCGTGCCAGCCTGCAATCCATGGCCCAGTGGCAGCCACTGTCGGAACAGGCCCGGGCCTACCAGCGTTTCTATGGGCTGGACTTTCCCCAGCGCGAGGTGCGCAAAGGGCTGGGGCGTTTCCGGATCGATGGGTATGAGTTGGTCGGGCAGGTCTGGTGGCCGGAGAAAGCCGTGGCGACCTTGTTCGTGTTCCATGGTTACTACGATCACATGGGGCTGTACCGGCACTTGATCGAATGGGCACTGGCGCAGGGATTCGCGGTGATTGCCTGTGACCTGCCGGGCCACGGACTGTCCAGCGGAGAGCGCGCCAGCATCGGCGATTTCGCCGAATACCAGGCTACGCTGCAAGGGCTGCTGGCCGAGGCCGCGACCCTGGGCCTGCCGCAACCCTGGCACCTGTGCGGACAGAGCACCGGCGGTGCCATCGTGGTGGATCATGTGCTCAACCAGGGCGCGGACAGTCCGGCCCAGGGCCAGGTGATCCTGCTGTCGCCCCTGGTGCGGCCGCGGGCCTGGGGGTGGTCGCGCCTGAGCTACTACTTGCTCAAGCCTTTCGTGACCGGCATCGCCCGACGCTTCAGCGAAAATTCCACCGATCCTGATTTCCTGCCCTTCCTGCAAGCCGACCCCTTGCAGCCGTTACGCCTGCCGACCGCATGGGTCGGAGCGTTGGCACAATGGATCAAACGCATCGAGGCGGCGCCGAACAGCCCGCGCCAGCCTCTGATCGTGCAGGGCCAGGCGGACATGACGGTGGATTGGAAACATAACCTGCAGGTGTTGTGCAGCAAGTTCGATCGACCGCAGGTGATGATGTTGCCCGAGGGACGCCATCACCTGGCGAACGAGTCCCTGGCGTTGCGGCAGGAGATGTTCGGGTTCCTGAACAAACGGATGAGCCGGAATCGGCGGTGA
- a CDS encoding DUF6436 domain-containing protein, producing the protein MRPSHRTTLLASLLALGCAAVLWFAYDWFQGRYLRAFSQHTAVFSGDPLRLPADLAGPGPIRLVHFWDPACPCNVGNQQHLAELIDRYASQGVEFYAVQKTATQGQLPATLGSLKPLAALPGSGQIPASPAVAIWDRNGALAYFGPYSEGLTCNSSNSFIEPILEALSVGRAVNATHTLAVGCYCPWGQEASATSR; encoded by the coding sequence ATGCGCCCGTCCCACCGCACGACCTTGCTTGCCAGCCTGCTTGCCCTCGGGTGCGCCGCCGTATTGTGGTTCGCCTACGACTGGTTCCAGGGCCGTTACCTGCGGGCTTTCAGCCAACACACTGCGGTGTTTTCCGGCGACCCCTTGCGCTTGCCCGCCGACCTTGCCGGTCCTGGCCCGATCCGCCTGGTGCACTTCTGGGATCCGGCTTGCCCCTGCAACGTCGGCAACCAGCAACACCTCGCCGAACTGATCGATAGATATGCATCGCAAGGCGTCGAGTTCTACGCGGTACAAAAGACCGCGACCCAAGGCCAACTGCCGGCCACGCTGGGCAGCCTCAAACCCCTTGCGGCCTTGCCGGGCTCGGGCCAGATTCCCGCCAGCCCGGCGGTGGCGATCTGGGACCGCAACGGTGCGCTGGCCTATTTCGGCCCCTACAGCGAAGGCCTGACCTGCAATTCGAGCAACAGCTTCATCGAACCGATCCTCGAGGCATTGAGCGTCGGCCGGGCGGTCAACGCGACCCATACCCTGGCAGTGGGCTGTTATTGCCCATGGGGCCAGGAGGCATCGGCCACCAGTCGGTAA
- a CDS encoding DUF2059 domain-containing protein, whose protein sequence is MRRLLFSLLMFCVLPAWADSYDQLYKVAGWPEQRAHFNDALNAAQQRYQSSLPPAVFQALVNNSNQRFAPQAMDQRAEAQLRKHLNDPVPALDFFQSPLGRKVVAAELLATRRDQLAKNAKGLPKMQASDNRLLIIGHLAQALPAREAGAEVSLAIAGVAADSLSSMIPGLLGAGQAQGMLNGQRQRLMEQIGADLNNTLLYVYRDLSDTELEEFATFAESAEGQAYYQAALAAVRAGLAVGQNLGQ, encoded by the coding sequence ATGCGCCGTTTGCTTTTCTCACTGTTGATGTTCTGCGTTTTGCCCGCCTGGGCAGACAGCTACGACCAGTTGTACAAGGTCGCCGGCTGGCCGGAACAGCGGGCGCATTTCAACGATGCCTTGAATGCCGCGCAGCAGCGCTATCAAAGCAGCTTGCCGCCAGCGGTGTTCCAGGCGCTGGTCAACAACAGCAATCAACGCTTCGCTCCCCAGGCCATGGACCAGCGGGCCGAAGCGCAACTGCGCAAGCATCTCAACGACCCCGTCCCGGCCCTGGACTTCTTCCAGTCACCCCTGGGCCGCAAGGTGGTGGCCGCCGAGCTGCTGGCCACCCGTCGCGACCAGTTGGCAAAGAACGCCAAGGGCCTGCCCAAGATGCAGGCCAGCGACAACCGCCTGCTGATCATCGGCCACCTGGCCCAGGCCCTGCCCGCCCGTGAGGCCGGTGCCGAAGTCAGCCTGGCGATCGCCGGCGTGGCGGCCGACAGCCTGAGCTCGATGATTCCCGGCCTGCTGGGCGCCGGCCAGGCCCAGGGCATGCTGAACGGCCAGCGCCAGCGGCTCATGGAGCAGATCGGCGCGGACCTGAACAACACGCTGCTGTATGTCTACCGTGACCTGTCGGATACCGAACTGGAAGAATTCGCCACTTTCGCCGAGTCGGCCGAGGGCCAGGCCTATTACCAGGCGGCTTTGGCGGCGGTCCGGGCAGGCTTGGCCGTAGGGCAGAATCTCGGGCAGTAG
- a CDS encoding DUF523 domain-containing protein, producing MHRILVSRCLLGHRVRYDGGASGPFDQLQQWLDEGRVVPLCPEVAGGLPTPRAAAEIPGGQGEQVLDGQAVVITTEGEDVSAQFLSGAYQALERVREHGIRIAVLKANSPSCGNRLTYDGTFSGVKVTGEGVTAALLKRHGVQVFSELQLPEAALALEALVDD from the coding sequence ATGCACAGGATTCTCGTCAGCCGTTGCCTGCTCGGACACCGCGTGCGCTATGACGGCGGCGCCAGCGGGCCGTTCGATCAGCTCCAGCAGTGGCTGGATGAAGGCCGTGTCGTGCCGCTGTGTCCGGAAGTCGCCGGCGGCTTGCCGACGCCCCGGGCGGCGGCGGAGATTCCCGGCGGCCAGGGAGAGCAGGTTCTCGACGGGCAGGCAGTGGTGATCACCACGGAAGGTGAAGACGTGAGTGCGCAATTCCTGTCTGGTGCGTACCAGGCGCTGGAGCGGGTGCGGGAACATGGCATCCGCATCGCCGTGCTCAAGGCCAACAGCCCATCGTGTGGTAACCGGCTGACCTATGACGGGACGTTCAGCGGTGTGAAGGTCACGGGTGAAGGCGTGACGGCGGCATTGCTCAAGCGCCATGGGGTGCAGGTTTTCAGTGAGCTGCAATTGCCTGAAGCGGCCTTGGCGCTCGAGGCATTGGTCGACGACTGA